The Bradyrhizobium guangxiense genomic sequence TTCATATCAATCGTCTCTGGCTCTGTGGCCCACAATGTCGTTCAGAACTCAATTTCGCTCGCGGCCTTGGCACGCTGCAGGCAACGGATCCGCGATGCATCAACCCTGCCATCATTTCACCCGCCTGAGCGCCGGGCGCTCGCCCTCCAGCGATGCCTTGACGTGGGCGCGGGCACGAGCGAGGCGCGACATCACGGTGCCGATCGGCACGCCCTGGATGTCGGCGACCTGGCGGTAGCTCATGCCTTCCAGCATCACCAGGAGCAGCACCGAACGTTGCTCCTCGACGAGCGTGGCGAGCGCCCTCTCGATGTCGCGCCCTTCGGCTTCGGTGCCGCTGGCGTCCGGGTTGTTCTCCGTCAGCTGCATGAACTGCGGCCGTCTCGCCAGCGAGCGCCGCCGGTTCTTGTTGAGGTTGGTCAGGATCGTGTAGAGCCAGCTCCTGACGTCGCCTCCGAGAAACAATCGCTCCGAGCGCAGCGCCCGCACCAGCGTGTCCTGCACCAGATCATCGGCCGCGTCCGCATCGCGCGTCAGCGCGCGGGCGTAGCGGCGCAACGCCGGGATCATGGCTTCCACACTCTGGCGAAACGCACTCATTGCGGTCTAGACGTCCTGATCTCAGGCGCGAGCGCCTATAGCGATCATAACACCCGAATGGAACGGCTATTCCGGTGCTCGAAACAGCGTTAACGCAGTGTATTAGGGCTGTACCGCAGGGGAGGGCTGGTGTACCTCCAAACCTTACGAGTTCGACGGGACGTTCAAAAATGGCGCAGAATTCAGGTCTGATGCAGGGCAAGCGCGGGGTCATCCTCGGTCTTGCCAACAACCGCTCGATCGCCTGGGGCATCGCCAAGGCATGCCACGCCGCGGGCGCCGAGCTCGCCTTCACCTATCAAGGCGATGCGCTGAAGAAGCGCGTCGAGCCGCTCGCCGCCGAGATCGGCGGTCTCGTGCTCGGCCATTGCGACGTCACCGATGCCGCGACCATCGATGCCGCCTTCGCGGTGCTGAAGGAGAAGTGGGGCAAGATCGACTTCCTGGTGCATGCGATCGCCTATGGCGAGCAACTCGACGGCCGCTACGTCGACACCACGCCGGAGAATTTCTCCAAGTCGATGCTGATCTCCTGTTACTCGTTCACGGCGGTGGCGCAGCGCGCCGAGAAGCTGATGACCGACGGCGGCTCGCTCATCACCCTCAGCTACTACGGCGCCGAGAAGTGGATGCCGCACTACAACGTGATGGGCGTGGCGAAAGCGGCGCTGGAGGCCAGCGTGCGCTATCTCGCCGCCGATCTCGGCGAGAAGAACATCCGCGTCAACGCGATCTCGGCAGGCCCGATCAAGACGCTCGCGGCCTCCGGCATCGGCGACTTCCGCTACATTCTGAAGTGGAACGAGTACAACGCGCCGATGCGGCGCAACGTCTCGACCGAGGACGTCGGCGGCAGCGCGCTGTATTTGCTCTCCGAGCTCTCGCGCGGCGTCACCGGCGAGGTGCATCACGTCGATTCCGGCTATCACGTGCTGGGCATGAAGCGGCCCGATGCGCCGGATATCTCGTTCGGCGGGTAGAGCATGATCCGGAAAGGTGGAAACCGGTTTTCCGACAAGATCATGCCCAAACAAGACGACTAGCCTTAGACCTGGAATGGCCGTGCCCACGATCTATTATCTTCGCCACGGCGAGACCGAGTGGAATGCGCTCGGCAGGCTTCAAGGCACCAAGGACGTTCCGCTGAACGCGCGCGGGCGCGGTCAGGCGGTTGAGGCCGGCAGCATTCTCGCCGACCTGTTCAGGCGCGAGGGGCGTGATAAGGCGTCATTGCCTTACGTGTCGAGCCCGCTTGGCCGTGCGCGCCAGACCATGGAGCTCGCGCGCGGCAAGCTCGAACTGCCGGTCGGCGAATACGCGCTCGATGATCGGTTGCGAGAGATCGGCTACGGCACGTGGGAAGGGCTGACACTGGCCGAGAGCGAGGCGGCTGATCCCGACATTTACGCCAGGCGTCTCGCCGACAAATGGACGGTAGGCCCCGCGGGCGGGGAGACCTATGCCGATGTCCAGGTCCGCGTCCGCGCCTGGTACGACCAGCTGCGAGCCGACACCGTCGCCGTCGCCCATGGCGGGACCTGCCGGGCCCTGATGGTTTCGCTCGGCCTGGAAACCCCGGCCAGCGCCGCCGAGCTCTATATCCAGCAGGGCGCCGTCTACGTGTTCCGCGAGGGGCGGCTGGAGAAGTTCAGTTAGGCTCGGTTTCGTCATTCCGGGGCGGTGCGCGGCACCGAGCCCGGAATCTCGAGATTCCGGGTTCGCCCTTCGGGCGCCCCGGAATGACCGAGTGTGTTTGACCCCGGTGTTCCCCCGCGTTACCACCACAAGTCAGAACTGACTTACGAGCTAGAGACGGATGTCCTTCAACACCTTCGGCCATATGTTCCGCGTCACCACCTTCGGCGAGAGCCACGGGGTGGCGATCGGCTGCGTGGTCGACGGCTGCCCGCCCATGATTCCGCTCACCGAGGCCGATATCCAGAAGGACCTCGACCGCCGCCGGCCCGGCCAGTCGCGCTTCACCACGCAGCGCCAGGAGCCGGACCAGGTCAAGATCCTGTCCGGCGTGATGGCGCATCCGGAGACCGGTGTGCAGGTGACGACGGGCACGCCGATCGGGCTCCTGATCGAGAACACCGACCAGCGCTCGAAGGACTATTCCGAGATCAAGGACAAGTTTCGCCCCGGTCACGCCGACTTCACCTATGAGGCCAAATACGGCCTGCGCGACTATCGCGGCGGCGGCCGCTCCTCCGCGCGCGAGACCGCGATGCGCGTCGCTGCCGGCGCGATCGCGCGAAAGGTGATACCGGACGTCAAGGTGCGCGGCGCGCTGGTGCAGATCGGCCCGCACAAGATCGACCGTGCGAAGTGGGAGTGGGACGA encodes the following:
- a CDS encoding sigma-70 family RNA polymerase sigma factor; translated protein: MSAFRQSVEAMIPALRRYARALTRDADAADDLVQDTLVRALRSERLFLGGDVRSWLYTILTNLNKNRRRSLARRPQFMQLTENNPDASGTEAEGRDIERALATLVEEQRSVLLLVMLEGMSYRQVADIQGVPIGTVMSRLARARAHVKASLEGERPALRRVK
- the fabI gene encoding enoyl-ACP reductase FabI, with the translated sequence MAQNSGLMQGKRGVILGLANNRSIAWGIAKACHAAGAELAFTYQGDALKKRVEPLAAEIGGLVLGHCDVTDAATIDAAFAVLKEKWGKIDFLVHAIAYGEQLDGRYVDTTPENFSKSMLISCYSFTAVAQRAEKLMTDGGSLITLSYYGAEKWMPHYNVMGVAKAALEASVRYLAADLGEKNIRVNAISAGPIKTLAASGIGDFRYILKWNEYNAPMRRNVSTEDVGGSALYLLSELSRGVTGEVHHVDSGYHVLGMKRPDAPDISFGG
- a CDS encoding histidine phosphatase family protein, whose amino-acid sequence is MAVPTIYYLRHGETEWNALGRLQGTKDVPLNARGRGQAVEAGSILADLFRREGRDKASLPYVSSPLGRARQTMELARGKLELPVGEYALDDRLREIGYGTWEGLTLAESEAADPDIYARRLADKWTVGPAGGETYADVQVRVRAWYDQLRADTVAVAHGGTCRALMVSLGLETPASAAELYIQQGAVYVFREGRLEKFS